The genomic stretch TCAAATCGCAAAAAGTTTTGGTGGTGGGTGGTGCTGGATTTGTCGGTAGCAACCTTGTAAAAATGATATTACAATCCTTTCCTAAAGAGGTAATAGTTGTTGACAATTTGTTGTCTGCAGAAAAAGAAAACCTCCCTGAAAATCCAGCTTTAACATTTGTTGAAGGTTCAATTACTAATGATTCTATATTGGACAGCTTACCAACAGATTTAGACTATGTTTTCCATCTTGCTACATATCATGGAAACCAAAGTTCCATTCATGATCCTCTTGCCGACCATGAGAATAATACCCTAACAACTCTTAAGCTCTATGAGAAGATCAAAAACTTCTCCAACCTGAAAAAAGTTGTTTATTCATCCGCAGGCTGCACAGTAGCTGAGAAGACTTTTGATACAGCTAAAGCAACTACAGAAGATGATCCCGTCTCTCTTTATCTAGATAGCCCTTATCAAATCTCGAAAATTATTGGAGAATTCTATTCTAATTATTATTTGAGACAACATGGATTGCCTGTGGTTAAAGCACGTTTTCAAAATGTCTACGGACCTGGAGAAGTATTAGGTGCAGGGCAATGGCGTGGAACACCTGCAACCATTTGGCGAAATGTCACGCCGACATTTGTCTACCGCTCTTTGAAAAATATGCCATTAACAGTTGAGAATGGTGGTATTGCCACAAGAGATTTTATCTATGTTGATGATATCGCTCGTGGCTTAATGCTTTGTGCAACACGTGGTATTGCTGGAGGGGTATATAATTTAGCTAGTGGCGTTGAAACAACGATTTTGGAACTAGCTACTTTGATTAACCAAATTACAGGTACTTCAACTCCTATTGATTATCGTCCAAAACGCAATTGGGATAACTCTGGCAAGCGATTTGGTAGTACAGATAAGGCTAAACAAGAGTTAGGCTTTGAAACGCAAGTTGATTTGTCAAAAGGTTTAGAACAAACTGTGCTGTGGACAAAACAACATATTGATTTTATTGATGCATGTATTTCTAAGCACAAGCCTTATATGTCATCACTCAACTGAGAAAATAGTATTTTCAATATGTTTGAGAATAAGCATCCAGATGTTTGCATGGTTGTGCATAACTCTCTAGTTCACGATGCTCGTGTTCTAAGAGAAGCCAATAGTCTTACACAATATGGCTGGTCAGTTATTGTTTTAGCAATAACTCCAGATAGACATGACTTACCAAGTATAGAAGTAGTAAAAGGATTTACTATTTGTCGTATTTCTCTGCCAAGTAGTTATTGTCAAATCTCTGATTTTTTAAGTAATCGTATATCAGAGTACCAAAAGCAAGAAATAGATCATGAGGATAATTCAGCAAAAAGTTGGTACAAGTTTAAATATGGAATCAAAAAGGTATTACATAAGTTTTTCTTTTCTATACATCGGTTTCTACTATCTGACGATAGTATTGTAGCAATCGTACTTGTATTAATACGGGGTGCATACTTTATAAGGTCTATCAATGCTCGTATATATCATGCCCATGATTTTCCTGCACTTTTACATGTAGCGATCGCAGGTATTTGGAATAGACCGATTATTTATGACTCTCACGAATTATTTTTTGATCAATGGTATCCCAATGAATCTCCCCGACTTTATCGTAACTTACGTCCTTGGGAAAAATATTTAGCTAAAAGAGCTAGTGTAATGATAACTGTAGGTGAAATGGTTGCTGATCGACTAGCAGAGACTCTTGATGTTAATAGACCAGTTGTAATTTTTAATACTGTTGATCTACGGACTGTTCAACCCTCTTCTACATTTTATGATACTGGCAAGAGCCGAACGATTGTTCATAGTGGAGCATTAAACTTTGGAAGACACCTACCTGAATTGCTATCTTCTTTGCTGTATCTACCAGAAGATGTTGTACTTGTCTTAATGGGAGATGGAATTCTTAAAAACAGTTTGGAATTACAAGCTAAAGAACTAAATATAGAGGAACGTGTCATCTTTGTTCCGCCAGTTTTACCAGATAACATTGCGTCAACATTAGCTCAAGCTGATATAGGTGCTGTTTTAATTACTGATCAGAGTGTACATTATGATTATTCTATGCCAAATAAACTCTTTGAGTGTATTGCCGCAGGTTTACCAATAATCGTAAGTCAGTGTAAAGAAATTTCTGCCCTAACGAGAAAGTATGAGTTAGGAGTTATTTGTAATCCAAGTCAACCAACAGATATTGCTGCAGGTATTATTAAAATTTTGGAACCGCAAAACTTATTACGATACAAACGTAATGTCTGTAATGCTCGTGATTCTTTTTTAAACTGGGAAAATGAAGAAAGAAAGCTTGTAGATATATACCAACGATTAACTAAAGATTGTTCAATAGTTTAGATAATCATTAGTTAATGCATGGCACAAATGGCTATATTGAACTTACGTTAATATTAACAAACTTAAATTGATCATCTGACTACTGATATACAAATATCAATTGACTAATCTAATCTAACGTTAGTTCGGGTTAATCTGGCAAAATTTAAAAGCCCAAAAGTAAAATCCTTGCTATGCAAGGATTTTACTTTTGGGCATTGAGAGAGGGTTTGCATAGCAAACCTTCTCTCAATGCCCTTTTCAAATTATTCCTAACTCGCGTTAATCTAAATTTTAAAAATTCATTGACGTTCAAATTTAACAAAGTTGTAGGGTGCGGTGAAGTCGTTGTAGCGAATTCTGAGGCGATTTTCAAATTGTTTATCTAGCTCTTCAACAGATGCAGCAAATTCAGTTTCTGTATCCCAATCAATGAGAAAAGAGCCGTTATAGATCATACTTTCTGTGAGTAGTTCACCTTCTGCGTAGTCATGGGATAAAGGCTTGAGGGTATTTATAAATGCTTCAACAATGATTTGTTGACGTTGCTCGATCGCAGCTTCTAGTTCTTGCCCGATCGCGATCGCTTCATCCATACTCAAAATTTTTCCGACTAGTGCTTCGCGGCGTTGGCGCAGGCCTTCATTTTCTGCAACTGCAAGATTTAACTCTTCGGTTTGATTCCAAAATAGCTTGACGCTAACTTCTCGTTTACCGATGAGATTATTAATGAGATCCTTGAGCTTGGATTCATAGGGAATAAGTAAATCGCGTTGGACTTCTTCCCATTCATCAACTACTAGTCCAAATTGGAGTGGTAAGGGAACTGCTTGATGCGGATTGATCGCTTTCATGAGCGATTCTAAAACAGTTTCATGGGCAATGAGGTTGGCACGGCTAGCGAGATAACGATCCTGTTGAGATTCACTGTAAACGATCGCGAAAGGTGGCAATGAGTGAAACTGGACTGGCTGAGCATTCATACCTTTGAGATCGAGATTTTTAATCAGATCCAGACTTTCAGCTTGCAAAATCGCGTACAGGTATAAGCTCATAGGAATTAGTAGTTTAGTTAGATTGATACAAGTGACACTTTGGGACACTCCTATCAAATGGTTTTCGTAATTATGGAGCGATCAAATACTTTGCCATCGGTAGCGATCGCTTTGGTGATGATTTTATCTTGATAGACATCAAAAGTCATGAAGCTAAACTGTGAACTCACAAAAGCGGTTTGTGGCGATCGCCCGAATTTATATAAAGGTGCGCCGCCGCCGCCATTGACAATATAGGTCGTGCCATCAATAGGATTAAATCGCTCATAGCCGTGATCGTGACCGCAGAGATATAGTGGGACTTTGTGTTTGGCAAATATGGGCGCAAGCTTAGCCGCTAATTCGGGATTGCTACCATGTCTACCCGATGAGTACAGGGGATGATGTCCATAGACAATTTTCCAAGGGGCAGTGCTTTTAGCGAGTTGCTGATCGAGCCATGTAAGTTGTGCATCCCAAGGGGCATTGTTATTTGTATCGATCGCAAAGAATTCTACGGTTCCTTCGTTAACTTCACCTTTGGTGAAGGAATAGTAGCGATCTCTCATGTTAAAGGGTTTGTAATTAATCTGGTCTAGTCCATTGTTAGATTTAATAATGTCATGGTTGCCTAGCACTGCATAAAATTTCACATTTTCTTTGAGCAATGGGGCATAGGGTTCTTCAAAATATGCCTTGGCTAATTTAATTTCGCCATAGGAATAAATGTTATCCCCTGCCATTAGTACGAAGCCATAGGGCTTTTGCTGATAGGTGTCCCACATGGACTTAGCAACGGCAAACTGATCGGGGCTACCAAAGCCATTATCGGCGATCGCTGCAAATCTTAGTAGTGGCTCCTCCGTAGTCTCAAGGGTGATTTCTGCGTCTGAATTTACTTTTGCGTCAGCGATATTTGACGATTTAGCTATAGGGGATTGAGCAGTGGCTGGTTCGTATGAGGTCTGTTTTTGAGCTTTGGATTTGGCGATCGCATCATAAATCAAGGAACCAATGACGGGTACTCCAATCAATGCCCCACCGAATGTCAGTAAAAATTGACGGCGTTTCATAAAATTCTTTGACATCCTACTTGTACAAATCCCAATTTACCAAGAAATTTATGACAGAGGCTCTATTAAGTTACAGTAATGATTCTAATTTTTGAGTAAGATCATTATAGTTGTACCATTTGCTACGTTGCCATGATTGCCAATACCTTGCCCAATTCCGCTAATAAAGTCCTACCACTATTGGGGCGATCGCTATCTGAGCTGACGGAATGGGTGGAATCACAAGGTCAACCACGCTATCGAGGGAAACAGCTTTATGAATGGCTATATACAAAAGGGGCAAGAAATCTAGAAGATATTACAGTTTTCCCCAAAGCGTGGCGCGAACAATTTTCTCAAAACCCAACTGTGGAAATTGGGCGATCGCAGATTCATCTCCATAAGCAAAGTCGCGATGGCACAGAGAAATTTCTTCTGCAATTAGCCGATGGTGAAATTGTCGAAACCGTTGGCATTCCCACCAGCAAGCGTTTAACAGTTTGTGTCTCGACTCAGGTTGGTTGTCCGATGGCATGTGATTTTTGTGCCACAGGCAAAGGGGGATTTCGGCGCAACTTAGCCAAGCATGAAATTATTGACCAAGTGCTGACGGTACAAGAGGTGATGCAGCAGCGCGTCAGCCATATCGTCTTCATGGGTATGGGCGAGCCATTGCTGAATTTTGAGAACCTTGTTGGGGCAATCCATGTCATCAATAAAGATATTGGTATCGGTCAACGCAACATTACCGTTTCTACCGTTGGCATTCCCAATCAAATCCCCAGATTTGCCAAGGAACATCTCCAAGTAACGCTTGCAGTCAGCCTCCATGCCCCTAATCAACAGGTTCGTGCTCAAGTGATTCCTTCCGCCGATCGCTATCCGCTAGAAGCCCTAATGGATGATTGTCGTGAGTATGTGGAAATTACTGGTAGAAGAATTAGTTTTGAGTATACGCTTCTATCTGGAGTTAATGATTCTGCTGAACAGGCGCAGGAATTAGCACATTTAATTCGTGGCTTCCAAAGTCATGTAAATTTGATCCCCTATAATCCTGTCACTGATGCCGATTACAAACGCCCCAGCGAGAAGGCAATTCAAACCTTTGTACAGGTGTTAGAAGATTACAAAATTGCGGTGAGTGTGCGCCGCACTAGGGGGCTAGAGTCAGATGCTGCTTGTGGACAGTTACGAGGACAACATGAGAAGGCTTTAGCCAA from Pseudanabaena sp. Chao 1811 encodes the following:
- a CDS encoding glycosyltransferase, with translation MFENKHPDVCMVVHNSLVHDARVLREANSLTQYGWSVIVLAITPDRHDLPSIEVVKGFTICRISLPSSYCQISDFLSNRISEYQKQEIDHEDNSAKSWYKFKYGIKKVLHKFFFSIHRFLLSDDSIVAIVLVLIRGAYFIRSINARIYHAHDFPALLHVAIAGIWNRPIIYDSHELFFDQWYPNESPRLYRNLRPWEKYLAKRASVMITVGEMVADRLAETLDVNRPVVIFNTVDLRTVQPSSTFYDTGKSRTIVHSGALNFGRHLPELLSSLLYLPEDVVLVLMGDGILKNSLELQAKELNIEERVIFVPPVLPDNIASTLAQADIGAVLITDQSVHYDYSMPNKLFECIAAGLPIIVSQCKEISALTRKYELGVICNPSQPTDIAAGIIKILEPQNLLRYKRNVCNARDSFLNWENEERKLVDIYQRLTKDCSIV
- a CDS encoding metallophosphoesterase, which encodes MSKNFMKRRQFLLTFGGALIGVPVIGSLIYDAIAKSKAQKQTSYEPATAQSPIAKSSNIADAKVNSDAEITLETTEEPLLRFAAIADNGFGSPDQFAVAKSMWDTYQQKPYGFVLMAGDNIYSYGEIKLAKAYFEEPYAPLLKENVKFYAVLGNHDIIKSNNGLDQINYKPFNMRDRYYSFTKGEVNEGTVEFFAIDTNNNAPWDAQLTWLDQQLAKSTAPWKIVYGHHPLYSSGRHGSNPELAAKLAPIFAKHKVPLYLCGHDHGYERFNPIDGTTYIVNGGGGAPLYKFGRSPQTAFVSSQFSFMTFDVYQDKIITKAIATDGKVFDRSIITKTI
- a CDS encoding NAD-dependent epimerase/dehydratase family protein, which gives rise to MEGFKSQKVLVVGGAGFVGSNLVKMILQSFPKEVIVVDNLLSAEKENLPENPALTFVEGSITNDSILDSLPTDLDYVFHLATYHGNQSSIHDPLADHENNTLTTLKLYEKIKNFSNLKKVVYSSAGCTVAEKTFDTAKATTEDDPVSLYLDSPYQISKIIGEFYSNYYLRQHGLPVVKARFQNVYGPGEVLGAGQWRGTPATIWRNVTPTFVYRSLKNMPLTVENGGIATRDFIYVDDIARGLMLCATRGIAGGVYNLASGVETTILELATLINQITGTSTPIDYRPKRNWDNSGKRFGSTDKAKQELGFETQVDLSKGLEQTVLWTKQHIDFIDACISKHKPYMSSLN
- a CDS encoding GvpL/GvpF family gas vesicle protein, translating into MSLYLYAILQAESLDLIKNLDLKGMNAQPVQFHSLPPFAIVYSESQQDRYLASRANLIAHETVLESLMKAINPHQAVPLPLQFGLVVDEWEEVQRDLLIPYESKLKDLINNLIGKREVSVKLFWNQTEELNLAVAENEGLRQRREALVGKILSMDEAIAIGQELEAAIEQRQQIIVEAFINTLKPLSHDYAEGELLTESMIYNGSFLIDWDTETEFAASVEELDKQFENRLRIRYNDFTAPYNFVKFERQ
- the rlmN gene encoding 23S rRNA (adenine(2503)-C(2))-methyltransferase RlmN, with the translated sequence MIANTLPNSANKVLPLLGRSLSELTEWVESQGQPRYRGKQLYEWLYTKGARNLEDITVFPKAWREQFSQNPTVEIGRSQIHLHKQSRDGTEKFLLQLADGEIVETVGIPTSKRLTVCVSTQVGCPMACDFCATGKGGFRRNLAKHEIIDQVLTVQEVMQQRVSHIVFMGMGEPLLNFENLVGAIHVINKDIGIGQRNITVSTVGIPNQIPRFAKEHLQVTLAVSLHAPNQQVRAQVIPSADRYPLEALMDDCREYVEITGRRISFEYTLLSGVNDSAEQAQELAHLIRGFQSHVNLIPYNPVTDADYKRPSEKAIQTFVQVLEDYKIAVSVRRTRGLESDAACGQLRGQHEKALAK